A genomic region of Glycine max cultivar Williams 82 chromosome 15, Glycine_max_v4.0, whole genome shotgun sequence contains the following coding sequences:
- the LOC100793104 gene encoding cellulose synthase A catalytic subunit 3 [UDP-forming] — MTESEEAGAKPMNTLGGQVCQICGDNIGNNVNGDPFIACDVCAFPVCRACYEYERKDGNQSCPQCKTRYKRHKGSPAILGDQEEDGGADEGASDLNYNSENQNEKQKIERMLGWQMAHGRAEEAVAPNYDKEVSHNHIPLLSGGQEVSGELSAASPERLSMASPGGRGKRVHNLQYSSDLNQSPNIRVGDPGLGNVAWKERVDGWKMKQDKNVAPMSTGQATSERGAGDIDASTDVLVDDSLLNDEARQPLSRKVSIPSSRINPYRMVIALRLVILCIFLHYRITNPVPNAYALWLISVICEIWFAISWIFDQFPKWLPVNRETYLDRLALRYDQEGEPSQLAAVDIFVSTVDPLKEPPLVTANTVLSILSVDYPVDKVSCYVSDDGAAMLTFEALAETSEFARKWVPFSKKYNIEPRAPEWYFAQKIDYLKDKVQPSFVKDRRAMKREYEEFKIRVNGLVAKAQKVPEEGWVMQDGTPWPGNNTRDHPGMIQVFLGQSGGLDTEGNELPRLVYVSREKRPGFQHHKKAGAMNALVRVSAVLTNGPFLLNLDCDHYINNSKALREAMCFMMDPNLGKNVCYVQFPQRFDGIDRNDRYANRNTVFFDINLRGLDGIQGPVYVGTGCVFNRTALYGYEPPIKPKHKKPGLLSSLCGGNRKKRSKSSKKGSDKKKSSKNVDPTVPIFSLEDIEEGVEGAGFDDEKSLLMSQMSLEKRFGQSAVFVASTLMENGGVPQSATPETLLKEAIHVISCGYEDKTEWGSEIGWIYGSVTEDILTGFKMHARGWRSIYCMPKLPAFKGSAPINLSDRLNQVLRWALGSVEILFSRHCPIWYGYSGRLKWLERFAYVNTTIYPVTSIPLLMYCTLPAVCLLTNKFIIPQISNIASIWFISLFLSIFATGILEMRWSGVGIDEWWRNEQFWVIGGVSAHLFAVFQGLLKVLAGIDTNFTVTSKASDEDGDFAELYLFKWTTLLIPPTTLLIINLVGVVAGISYAINSGYQSWGPLFGKLFFAFWVIIHLYPFLKGLMGRQNRTPTIVVVWSILLASIFSLLWVRIDPFTTRVTGPDVEQCGINC; from the exons GAAGTCCTGCAATTCTTGGAGACCAGGAAGAGGATGGGGGTGCTGATGAGGGTGCTAGTGACTTAAATTACAATTCAGAAAATCAGAATGAAAAACAGAAGATTGAGCGCATGTTGGGCTGGCAAATGGCACATGGGCGAGCAGAGGAGGCTGTTGCTCCAAATTATGATAAGGAAGTTTCTCACAATCACATTCCTCTGCTCTCTGGTGGACAAGAG GTTTCTGGAGAATTATCTGCAGCCTCACCTGAGAGGCTGTCAATGGCATCTCCAGGTGGCCGAGGGAAGCGTGTCCATAATCTTCAATATTCCTCTGACCTTAATCAATCAC CAAATATTAGGGTTGGGGATCCTGGATTGGGTAATGTGGCATGGAAAGAAAGAGTTGATGGCTGGAAAATGAAGCAAGATAAGAATGTTGCTCCAATGAGCACAGGCCAAGCTACTTCTGAAAGAGGAGCTGGAGATATTGATGCTAGTACTGATGTGCTTGTGGACGATTCCTTGTT GAATGATGAAGCTCGGCAACCCCTCTCTAGGAAGGTTTCTATTCCATCATCTAGGATCAATCCATATCGTATGGTCATTGCTCTGCGGCTGGTTATCCTATGCATTTTTCTGCATTATCGAATAACAAATCCTGTGCCCAATGCATATGCATTGTGGTTGATATCAGTCATATGTGAGATTTGGTTTGCCATATCGTGGATATTTGATCAATTCCCCAAGTGGCTCCCTGTGAACCGTGAAACCTATCTTGACAGACTTGCACTAAG ATATGATCAGGAAGGGGAACCATCACAGCTAGCAGCTGTTGACATTTTTGTCAGTACTGTTGATCCATTAAAAGAACCCCCACTTGTGACTGCGAACACTGTCCTATCTATTCTTTCTGTTGACTACCCAGTGGATAAGGTCTCATGTTATGTCTCTGATGATGGTGCTGCTATGTTGACATTTGAAGCTCTGGCTGAGACATCAGAGTTTGCTAGGAAATGGGTTCCTTTCAGCAAGAAATATAACATTGAACCTCGGGCACCTGAGTGGTATTTTGCACAGAAGATTGACTACTTGAAGGATAAGGTTCAACCATCATTTGTCAAAGATCGTAGAGCAATGAAG AGAgaatatgaagaatttaaaattcgcGTCAATGGACTTGTTGCGAAGGCACAAAAGGTTCCTGAAGAAGGATGGGTGATGCAAGATGGTACGCCATGGCCTGGAAACAACACTAGAGACCATCCAGGAATGATTCAG GTTTTCTTGGGCCAAAGTGGAGGACTTGACACCGAGGGTAATGAACTTCCACGTTTAGTCTATGTTTCTCGTGAAAAACGTCCAGGGTTCCAACATCACAAGAAGGCTGGTGCCATGAATGCACTT GTTCGAGTCTCAGCAGTCCTTACTAATGGACCTTTCTTATTGAATCTTGATTGTGATCACTACATAAACAACAGTAAAGCCTTGAGGGAAGCTATGTGCTTTATGATGGATCCCAACCTTGGGAAAAATGTTTGCTATGTCCAGTTTCCACAGAGGTTTGATGGTATTGATAGGAATGATCGATATGCCAATCGCAATACTGTTTTCTTTGAT ATAAACTTGAGAGGTTTGGATGGCATTCAAGGTCCTGTTTATGTGGGTACTGGATGTGTCTTTAATAGAACAGCTTTGTATGGCTACGAGCCTCCTATTAAACCTAAGCATAAAAAGCCTGGGTTGCTTTCTTCACTCTGTGGTGGTAACCGAAAGAAGAGATCAAAATCTAGCAAGAAAGGCTCAGACAAGAAAAAATCTAGCAAGAATGTTGACCCAACTGTGCCCATCTTTAGTCTTGAGGATATAGAAGAGGGGGTGGAAG GTGCTGGATTTGATGATGAGAAATCACTACTTATGTCACAAATGAGCCTTGAGAAAAGGTTTGGTCAGTCTGCTGTCTTTGTTGCCTCTACACTCATGGAGAATGGTGGTGTTCCTCAGTCTGCAACTCCAGAAACTCTTCTTAAGGAGGCTATTCATGTTATCAGTTGTGGTTATGAGGATAAAACAGAATGGGGAAGTGAG ATTGGATGGATTTATGGTTCTGTCACAGAAGATATTCTTACTGGATTCAAGATGCATGCCCGTGGTTGGAGGTCTATATACTGCATGCCCAAGCTCCCAGCGTTTAAAGGTTCTGCTCCTATCAATCTTTCAGACCGTCTGAACCAAGTGCTTCGATGGGCTTTAGGTTCGGTGGAAATTCTTTTTAGTCGACACTGTCCCATCTGGTATGGTTATAGTGGAAGGCTAAAGTGGCTCGAGAGGTTCGCATATGTGAACACCACAATCTATCCAGTCACTTCCATTCCCCTTCTCATGTATTGTACCTTACCTGCTGTCTGTCTCCTGACTAACAAGTTCATTATTCCACAG ATTAGTAACATTGCAAGTATATGGtttatctctctctttctttccatCTTTGCAACCGGTATCCTTGAGATGAGGTGGAGTGGTGTTGGAATTGATGAGTGGTGGAGAAATGAACAATTTTGGGTTATTGGTGGTGTTTCGGCCCATCTTTTTGCCGTGTTCCAAGGTTTACTCAAAGTGCTTGCTGGAATTGACACTAACTTCACCGTTACCTCAAAGGCATCAGATGAGGATGGAGACTTCGCAGAACTCTACTTGTTCAAATGGACAACCCTTCTCATCCCACCCACGACACTTCTCATCATAAACCTGGTGGGGGTTGTTGCAGGCATCTCCTATGCCATCAACAGTGGTTACCAATCATGGGGTCCCCTCTTTGGTAAGCTTTTCTTTGCATTTTGGGTGATCATCCATCTCTACCCCTTCCTCAAAGGTCTCATGGGTCGCCAGAACAGAACACCAACCATTGTTGTAGTCTGGTCCATTCTTCTTGCATCCATTTTCTCTCTGCTGTGGGTCCGAATCGACCCGTTTACGACAAGAGTCACTGGTCCTGATGTTGAGCAGTGTGGAATCAACTGCTAG